Proteins from one Mercurialis annua linkage group LG7, ddMerAnnu1.2, whole genome shotgun sequence genomic window:
- the LOC126657719 gene encoding protein FLOWERING LOCUS T-like encodes MNVISRLRDPLTVGRVIGDVVDPFSRSISLCVRYCNKEVNNGYELKPSQLISQPRVDVGGHDLRTFFTLVMVDPDAPSPSDPNLREYLHWMVTDIPATTGASFGQEIVCYESPRPIIGIHRFVFVLFRQLGRQTVYAPGWRQNFNTRDFAELYNLGLPVAALYFNCQRQNGCGGRRL; translated from the exons atgaatGTGATTTCAAGATTAAGAGACCCTCTTACAGTTGGGCGTGTGATAGGAGATGTAGTTGACCCCTTTAGCCGCTCCATCTCTCTGTGTGTTCGTTACTGCAACAAAGAGGTTAACAATGGCTATGAACTGAAACCATCTCAACTCATCAGCCAGCCTAGGGTTGATGTTGGTGGTCATGATTTAAGAACCTTCTTTACTTTG GTAATGGTAGATCCAGACGCGCCTAGCCCAAGTGACCCGAATCTCAGAGAATACTTGCATTG GATGGTGACTGATATTCCAGCAACTACAGGGGCAAGCTTCG GGCAAGAGATAGTGTGCTACGAGAGCCCGAGACCGATCATAGGGATTCATCGGTTCGTGTTCGTGTTGTTCAGGCAATTGGGAAGACAGACAGTGTATGCACCAGGGTGGCGTCAGAACTTCAACACCAGAGACTTTGCTGAGCTTTACAACTTGGGTTTACCGGTGGCCGCTCTTTATTTTAACTGCCAGCGTCAGAATGGCTGCGGTGGTCGCCGCCTTTAA